A genomic stretch from Suncus etruscus isolate mSunEtr1 chromosome 17, mSunEtr1.pri.cur, whole genome shotgun sequence includes:
- the LOC126033480 gene encoding translation initiation factor IF-2-like: protein MSQLPRGLAPLPSIAQGRFSPSSAGPRPVTGGDTRPRTHPPRGDVSSRRAPRRTPSAFRAPSLALGTLARTPGASSRAPGPLRGTRCLWTPQPGSGASRGHAAGPGRGARVARAPAPAAGAGPAAAEAPPRARAGAAWLPRPGGPPRPTPGAPPAAPPPALPAHRRLRALSPRPPPPPRRAAPRCAPGPATPPAQPRAATRSGGGPGGRGAGAAGPSRGAKPPGARAPQLGYKALGTGRERARRGRHRGSLGDCARPAPERPRRATVSDPGAGIWLAGAGRGGRGAPTQLPAAAPPPASALRAARPPARPAGAALVYFYFSSSPVSIISVLGSSGLDSRGAPGAGAPRRLVSAQRGAPAGKVCTSRRASGLFQARAPQSPGAPPFPHPSPSSPTSRTGARQLFCSRKFASSPAGCGACEGGGSTAPDRASALWGDRGGVPGGSGPVVPSRPGLAEPPARGKPGGGFLAFGFSSSGSAHTWGNNTRGAGPGARAAAVLSLSVGSLPPGSPHPHAWVTNHFSVPR from the exons ATGTCACAGCTTCCACGGGGGCTGGCTCCACTGCCCAGCATCGCCCAGGGGCGCTTCTCACCCTCCTCAGCCGGTCCTCGCCCCGTGACAGGCGGAGACACGCGGCCCCGCACGCACCCTCCCCGTGGAGACGTCTCCAGCAGACGCGCGCCCCGGAGAACCCCCAGTGCTTTCCGTGCGCCCTCGCTCGCGTTGGGGACCTTGGCGCGGACCCCGGGCGCGTCGTCCCGGGCGCCCGGCCCCCTCCGCGGCACGAGGTGCCTTTGGACACCGCAACCCGGAAGCGGGGCGTCCCGGGGCCACGCGGCTGGGCCGGGGCGAGGGGCGCGCGTGGCTCGGGCTCCGGCTCCGGCTGCGGGAGCGGGGCCGGCCGCGGCCGAGGCGCCgccgcgcgcgcgcgcgggggCCGCTTGGCTTCCCCGGCCCGGGGGCCCCCCTCGGCCGACGCCGGGAGCCCCGCCGGCGGCGCCGCCCCCCGCACTCCCCGCCCACCGGCGGCTGCGCGCACTGAGCcctcggccgccgccgccgccgcgccgcgccgcgccgcgctgcGCTCCGGGGCCCGCGACGCCGCCCGCACAGCCCCGAGCGGCCACACGCAGCGGCGGCGGGCCGGGCGGCCGGGGCGCGGGGGCCGCAGGGCCGAGCCGGGGAGCGAAGCCGCCGGGCGCCCGGGCCCCGCAGCTCGGCTACAAAGCGCTCGGCACCGGCCGGGAACGCGCGCGCCGCGGCCGCCACCGGGGATCCCTTGGCGACTGCGCGCGGCCCGCGCCGGAGCGTCCCCGCCGCGCCACAGTAAGCGACCCCGGGGCCGGGATCTGGCTGGCTGGAGCGGGGCGCGGGGGTCGGGGCGCCCCTACGCAGCTCCCGGCTGCAGCACCACCCCCGGCCTCGGCGCTCCGTGcggcgcgcccgcccgcccgcccggctgGGGCTgccttggtttatttttatttttctagctcGCCGGTTTCCATCATTTCCGTTCTGGGCTCGTCTGGGTTGGATTCTCGGGGCGCCCCTGGTGCAGGCGCCCCACGGAGACTTGTCAGCGCGCAACGCGGGGCCCCTGCGGGAAAAGTCTGCACTTCCCGCAGGGCCTCGGGTCTCTTCCAAGCCCGTGCGCCCCAGAGCCCCGGCGCACCCCCATTCCCCCACCCCTCCCCAAGCTCCCCAACTTCCCGCACTGGTGCCCGGCAACTCTTTTGTTCGCGGAAGTTTGCGTCCAGTCCAGCGGGATGCGGGGCGTGCGAAGGCGGCGGCAGCACCGCGCCGGACAGGGCGTCTGCATTGTGGGGGGACCGTGGTGGGGTGCCTGGGGGAAGCGGGCCGGTGGTCCCCAGCCGACCCGGGCTTGCAGAACCG CCAGCCCGTGGGAAGCCGGGGGgcggcttcctggcttttggttTTTCCTCG TCCGGTAGTGCGCACACTTGGGGGAACAATACGCGTGGCGCGGGACCAGGGGCGCGCGCCGCCGCCGTCCTCTCCCTCTCCGTGGGGTCCCTGCCGCCGGGCTCCCCGCACCCGCACGCCTGGGTCACGAACCACTTCTCGGTCCCGCGGTGA